Proteins encoded by one window of Sinorhizobium arboris LMG 14919:
- a CDS encoding Pycsar system effector family protein gives MEAGGNLYRLDPPSEGAAPEAMLGAYYDHIRKVNDVFADQIKTSDQKAAYIFTFMFAFLVTSQEGRSVFAWQRYAEGSTIPMVFSAMLALASIFSIVSAILVVLPRKSATSTTLFWGAWSRHRESFMRAAGAGDRAYLFRQYAENADALAAIACGKYRCVSFAFRGLLVTVLSYICLLAVK, from the coding sequence ATGGAAGCAGGGGGAAATCTGTATAGGCTCGATCCTCCAAGTGAAGGAGCGGCGCCGGAGGCGATGCTGGGGGCCTATTACGACCACATCAGGAAGGTAAATGATGTCTTTGCCGATCAGATAAAGACATCCGATCAGAAAGCCGCCTATATATTCACTTTCATGTTCGCTTTTCTGGTGACGTCGCAAGAAGGGCGCAGTGTCTTTGCCTGGCAGCGCTATGCGGAGGGCAGCACCATCCCGATGGTGTTCTCGGCTATGCTTGCGCTTGCCTCGATCTTCTCGATCGTGTCGGCGATCCTCGTGGTCCTGCCCAGGAAAAGCGCAACCTCGACGACGCTGTTCTGGGGCGCCTGGTCCCGTCATCGGGAGAGCTTCATGCGGGCAGCAGGGGCTGGCGATCGGGCTTATCTTTTCCGCCAATATGCCGAGAACGCGGACGCGCTTGCGGCGATCGCCTGCGGCAAATACCGTTGCGTCAGCTTCGCCTTCCGCGGGCTGCTCGTAACGGTGCTTTCCTATATCTGCCTTCTGGCGGTGAAGTGA
- a CDS encoding ABC transporter ATP-binding protein → MPAAPLEVHNLSAGYGPTRVLEGVSFSVPAGARLAVLGRNGMGKTTLLATLAGQTRRYDGRIRIGGADVTTLPSASRALKGLGFVPQARCVFPSLTVEENLFVGLKGRPRTALSEAFEMFPRLYERRRNLGSQLSGGEQQMLSTARSILGRPSVLLLDEPLEGLAPVICEELMKAFTDLAKTGDMTILLVEQRIQSALDFADRVIILERGRLAWSGAPEALAKEHATVERLLGVGGLQ, encoded by the coding sequence ATGCCAGCAGCGCCGCTTGAGGTCCACAATCTCTCCGCCGGCTATGGACCGACACGGGTGCTGGAGGGGGTCTCCTTCTCGGTGCCTGCCGGCGCGCGGCTTGCGGTTCTCGGGCGCAACGGCATGGGCAAGACGACGCTGCTTGCTACGCTCGCCGGCCAGACGCGGCGTTACGACGGACGCATCCGCATCGGCGGAGCCGACGTCACGACGCTGCCGAGCGCTTCGCGCGCCCTGAAAGGCCTCGGCTTCGTGCCGCAGGCGCGCTGCGTTTTCCCGTCGCTGACCGTCGAGGAAAATCTCTTCGTAGGCCTCAAGGGCCGGCCGAGGACGGCGCTCAGCGAAGCCTTTGAAATGTTTCCGCGCCTCTACGAGCGGCGCAGGAATCTGGGCTCGCAGCTTTCCGGTGGCGAGCAGCAGATGCTCTCGACCGCCCGGTCGATCCTTGGCCGGCCCTCGGTCCTGCTTCTCGACGAGCCGCTCGAAGGACTGGCACCGGTCATCTGCGAGGAGCTGATGAAGGCTTTCACCGATCTTGCGAAGACCGGCGACATGACCATCCTGCTCGTGGAGCAGCGCATCCAGAGTGCTCTGGACTTTGCCGATCGCGTGATCATTCTCGAGCGTGGCAGGCTTGCCTGGAGCGGAGCGCCGGAGGCGCTGGCGAAGGAGCACGCCACGGTCGAACGGCTACTGGGGGTCGGCGGGCTGCAATGA
- a CDS encoding ABC transporter ATP-binding protein: MSAIFEVRNLKRSFGGLAVTNDVSLSMAPGDRVALIGPNGAGKTTFVNLVTGNLKPDAGEVRIGGETVTHIDAIGRVRRGLVRSFQVTRLFQDMTPAEHVGLAILQRDGRAGRMFGNFLAMRGVMAEVAVLLGKLGLRDLAHRPVREIAYGQQRLLEIAMALALKPRVLLLDEPAAGVPQSDTGRIEQALADLPGDLAVLMIEHDMDLVFRFAKRVIVLAAGTVIFDGSPADVTKDQRVREAYLGSYADASSAA; encoded by the coding sequence ATGAGCGCCATATTCGAAGTCAGAAATCTCAAGCGCTCCTTTGGCGGCCTCGCCGTCACCAACGATGTCAGCCTTTCCATGGCGCCGGGCGACCGCGTCGCCCTGATCGGCCCGAACGGTGCCGGCAAGACGACCTTCGTCAATCTCGTCACCGGCAATCTGAAGCCGGATGCCGGAGAGGTACGGATCGGCGGCGAAACCGTCACCCATATCGATGCGATCGGCCGTGTCCGCCGCGGACTCGTCCGATCGTTCCAGGTGACGCGCCTTTTCCAGGACATGACGCCTGCAGAGCACGTGGGGCTCGCTATATTGCAGCGCGACGGTCGGGCAGGCCGCATGTTCGGCAATTTCCTGGCAATGCGCGGGGTGATGGCGGAAGTCGCCGTGCTGCTCGGCAAGCTGGGTCTGCGCGATCTCGCCCACCGGCCGGTGCGCGAGATCGCCTATGGCCAGCAGCGGCTGCTGGAGATTGCGATGGCGCTGGCGCTCAAACCCAGGGTGCTGCTGCTCGACGAGCCGGCCGCAGGCGTGCCGCAGAGCGACACCGGCCGCATCGAGCAGGCGCTCGCCGATCTTCCGGGCGATCTCGCCGTGTTGATGATCGAACACGACATGGATCTCGTCTTCCGTTTTGCCAAACGCGTGATCGTGCTTGCTGCCGGCACGGTCATCTTCGACGGTTCTCCAGCCGACGTCACCAAGGATCAGCGTGTGCGCGAAGCCTATCTCGGGAGCTATGCCGATGCCAGCAGCGCCGCTTGA
- a CDS encoding 4-hydroxythreonine-4-phosphate dehydrogenase PdxA, with translation MTTPGADGTKERRPVIALAMGDPAGISPELTARLLALSDIRDAAHIIAIGDRRILDEGARVAGVMLELEAASLEALDNAGTARHVFVDLAHLDPADVVRGEATLAGGTFATRNFRTALELAHAGKADAVCFTPFNKKAMRFAYPGYDDEIRFVADVLSFTGKVREFNVLEKVWNARVTSHIPLKDVASHLSVEAILAELKLTQACLKDAGHEEAKIAVAGLNPHAGDGGSFGMEEIDIIEPAVEKAKALGFNVEGPFPADTVFLRALKEGFNAVMTMYHDQGQIAMKIIGFDKGVTMMGGLPFPLCTPAHGTAYDIAGRGIADIGATREAILLAARMAKKKRALSAAA, from the coding sequence ATGACGACACCAGGAGCGGATGGAACGAAGGAGCGGCGGCCTGTGATTGCGCTGGCCATGGGCGACCCCGCGGGGATCAGCCCGGAATTGACGGCGCGGCTGCTGGCCCTTTCCGACATCCGCGACGCGGCGCACATCATTGCCATCGGCGATCGCCGCATCCTCGACGAGGGTGCCCGGGTTGCCGGCGTCATGCTGGAACTGGAAGCCGCTTCGCTCGAAGCGCTCGATAATGCCGGCACAGCCCGCCACGTCTTCGTGGACCTCGCCCATCTCGATCCGGCCGATGTGGTACGCGGCGAGGCGACACTTGCCGGCGGTACCTTCGCCACGCGCAATTTCCGCACCGCGCTCGAACTCGCCCATGCGGGCAAGGCCGATGCCGTCTGCTTCACGCCCTTCAACAAGAAGGCGATGCGCTTCGCCTATCCCGGTTATGACGACGAGATCCGCTTCGTCGCCGATGTGCTTTCCTTCACCGGAAAAGTTCGCGAATTCAATGTTCTCGAGAAGGTGTGGAACGCGCGGGTGACGTCGCATATCCCGCTCAAGGACGTGGCATCCCATCTGTCGGTGGAGGCGATCCTCGCCGAACTCAAACTGACGCAGGCCTGCCTCAAGGATGCTGGCCACGAGGAGGCGAAGATCGCGGTTGCGGGGCTCAATCCGCATGCCGGCGACGGCGGCAGCTTCGGCATGGAAGAGATCGACATCATCGAGCCGGCGGTCGAAAAGGCCAAGGCGCTCGGCTTCAACGTCGAGGGGCCGTTTCCGGCCGATACGGTCTTCCTTCGGGCGCTCAAGGAAGGCTTCAACGCGGTGATGACCATGTATCACGACCAGGGTCAGATCGCCATGAAGATCATCGGCTTCGATAAGGGCGTGACGATGATGGGGGGGCTGCCGTTCCCGCTCTGCACGCCCGCACACGGCACCGCCTATGACATCGCCGGCAGGGGTATCGCCGATATCGGCGCAACGCGCGAGGCGATCCTGCTTGCGGCCCGCATGGCGAAGAAAAAGCGGGCGCTTTCGGCTGCTGCCTGA
- a CDS encoding tripartite tricarboxylate transporter substrate binding protein, giving the protein MKKSVSIAVIAAAAFGLAAPASAFEPNRPVEFVVTAGPGGGTDIFARTIQAIIGKYELMKAPVVVTNKGSAGGAEGFVYTAGYKGDPYKLAFGTNNAYLLPVRAKVPYTSEDLTPVASLASDEFVLWVNGKADYATAADFVAKAKEGGLKIGGSQSKDADQILTSMINEVTGAKISYIPFKSGGEAAVQLAGEHLDANVNNPSENLGQWQAGMVKPLCVFKSAKFTSDAKVAGDKAWSDIPTCKEAGIPIENYSMPRTVWLPAGVEQEVVQFYADVLRKVSETPEWAKYLADSSQSPGYVTGDELNAVIEKDSTTVGEVLKREGWLAN; this is encoded by the coding sequence ATGAAAAAATCCGTCTCCATCGCCGTAATCGCGGCCGCCGCTTTCGGCCTTGCCGCGCCGGCATCGGCCTTCGAGCCGAACCGCCCGGTCGAATTCGTCGTCACCGCCGGCCCCGGCGGCGGCACCGATATCTTCGCGCGCACCATCCAGGCGATCATCGGCAAATACGAGCTGATGAAGGCACCGGTCGTCGTCACCAACAAGGGCAGCGCCGGCGGCGCCGAAGGCTTCGTCTACACGGCTGGCTACAAGGGTGATCCCTACAAGCTCGCCTTCGGCACCAACAATGCCTACCTGCTGCCGGTGCGCGCCAAGGTGCCCTATACATCCGAGGACCTGACGCCGGTCGCCTCACTCGCGTCCGACGAGTTCGTGCTCTGGGTGAACGGCAAGGCGGACTACGCGACGGCTGCCGATTTCGTGGCCAAGGCGAAGGAAGGCGGCCTGAAGATCGGCGGCAGCCAGTCCAAGGACGCCGACCAGATTCTGACCTCGATGATCAATGAGGTGACCGGCGCCAAGATCAGCTACATCCCCTTCAAAAGCGGCGGCGAGGCGGCCGTTCAGCTCGCCGGCGAGCATCTCGACGCCAATGTCAACAATCCGAGCGAGAACCTCGGTCAATGGCAGGCCGGCATGGTCAAGCCGCTCTGCGTCTTCAAGAGCGCGAAGTTCACGAGCGACGCCAAGGTCGCCGGCGACAAGGCCTGGAGCGACATTCCGACCTGCAAGGAAGCCGGGATCCCGATTGAAAACTACTCAATGCCGCGCACCGTCTGGCTGCCGGCCGGCGTCGAGCAGGAGGTCGTCCAGTTCTATGCGGATGTGCTCCGCAAGGTCTCCGAGACGCCGGAATGGGCGAAATATCTCGCCGACAGCTCGCAGTCTCCCGGCTATGTGACCGGCGACGAACTCAACGCCGTCATCGAAAAGGATAGCACGACGGTCGGCGAAGTGCTGAAACGCGAAGGCTGGCTCGCCAACTAA
- a CDS encoding FecR domain-containing protein produces MRGRRTGALLAAVTLVAPLGALAETVPRPAPAAGSVIARKSGEEVRFVDVSNWRVVDLAQDLLPGDVLRTNATGALAVLFRDHTQIRLGRNTALRVKEIGGGDSNLELQAGTIWARAERGGEGLLIDTPAATAAIRGTDWTLTVGADGKTSLVVLEGVVELSNAYGSVTVQQGEGAVAAIGSAPTKIVIVTPKDREQMLFHLSLRNAFVWMPATPFSVPEMRRERARIEALPAASRSAEEWLTLAEIYLSLDGRHKAQAALAEATSRGLTRSQAARADLVRALIAGSSNRYKEAAGLFARAERNLDPSRRTIAAYGGYFARGLADPARVEEPPRNASGRYAGMARAWTAGFREDIPAAIAMMKKAEQQYPDDPTLPAARAQFALLLDDRDELRDGVERALSIDPEDPTALEARAHYRYHIDNDLEAALEDLNRALKTAPGSSSIWNSLGLVQGARGDNRAAEAAFKQAIALDPLDPVSHANLAIQYMDEMRMAEAKREIDAALSVDPSFDVALVARGRYHMQNGEADKAVEDLLAGSTANPAYSNAQLLLAAAHYEKGDRIPAAQALDNADRLDPNDPVVATVRTAIAIDAYDADAAIRNAQEALRRTRAKGGDTAALGANQEQGSTLNDAFRLQGLDAWGQYYGDAVFDPFTAASYVDQAVRGSVNPFFNAYDFAANAITNTVNPASFSALIQGLLIEPHMLASRERTANLLRSPFFEAELGGGFTANEDHTGWIGEAAVRGFTVSPFPISVSGTFQWEEPRDTVESEGARLERELRVIGGNGYVTASPTPDDRVVAFANYSDVDEFQQLLPVPPDLELGDESSGLISGLAWSHTFGYRNVGNAALFFKELRTGDSLALSDAGTQTEFDLDSRERTYIAALNHMYGQGDLTWRYGIEGGKVQSDLRTHFSFAAPTRFDFTQAVAKAYVDGLYEITPDLKIEGALFARYIEDVNNNDVRLEPKLGVAWAPAEGHWLRAAVQREGYNFGSATLAPVGIVGLQPNQFLIGTEGYADTLALRWDAEWTDWLFTAIDYQHQEIHDGSIPIPIISPFLAARTDFPFDKGRLDRFAVTANLAFGHGLGLSATVARTESEDLSAGGAGDLPFLPEYSGQLALTWVSTANVKTTVAANYVGERAEGPITHDDFWTLDAALQWEPFDKRIEVELAGFNLLDEEFEIRDGLPGWGPTVKGTVKVRF; encoded by the coding sequence ATGCGGGGAAGAAGAACGGGGGCATTGCTTGCCGCGGTGACGCTTGTTGCTCCCTTGGGGGCGCTTGCCGAGACGGTTCCGCGCCCGGCCCCCGCAGCCGGCTCCGTCATTGCCCGCAAATCCGGCGAGGAGGTCCGCTTTGTCGACGTTTCCAACTGGCGGGTCGTAGACCTCGCCCAGGATCTGCTTCCCGGCGACGTGCTGCGGACCAACGCCACGGGTGCGCTCGCCGTGCTCTTCCGGGATCACACGCAGATAAGGCTCGGGCGAAACACCGCGCTGCGGGTCAAGGAGATTGGCGGAGGCGACTCGAATCTCGAATTGCAGGCAGGTACCATCTGGGCGCGCGCCGAGCGCGGTGGCGAGGGCCTGCTGATCGACACGCCTGCCGCAACCGCCGCCATCCGCGGCACCGACTGGACGCTTACCGTCGGTGCCGATGGCAAGACCTCGCTCGTCGTCCTCGAAGGGGTCGTCGAACTCAGCAATGCCTATGGCAGCGTGACGGTGCAGCAGGGCGAAGGCGCCGTTGCCGCGATCGGCAGCGCGCCGACGAAGATCGTGATCGTGACGCCGAAGGATCGCGAGCAGATGCTCTTTCATCTGTCGCTTCGCAACGCCTTCGTCTGGATGCCGGCCACACCCTTCAGCGTTCCCGAAATGCGCCGCGAGCGTGCGCGCATCGAGGCCTTGCCGGCAGCATCACGCTCGGCCGAGGAATGGCTGACGCTTGCGGAGATTTATCTTTCCCTCGATGGCCGTCACAAGGCTCAGGCCGCGCTCGCGGAAGCGACGAGCCGCGGCCTGACCCGCTCCCAGGCGGCACGTGCCGACCTCGTCAGGGCATTGATCGCCGGTTCTTCGAACCGGTATAAGGAGGCGGCGGGCCTGTTCGCGAGGGCCGAACGCAACCTCGACCCGAGCCGCCGCACGATCGCGGCCTATGGCGGCTATTTTGCGCGCGGGCTCGCCGATCCTGCCCGTGTGGAGGAGCCGCCGCGCAACGCAAGCGGCCGCTATGCGGGCATGGCCCGGGCCTGGACCGCCGGTTTCCGGGAGGACATCCCTGCGGCGATCGCGATGATGAAAAAGGCCGAGCAGCAATATCCCGACGACCCGACCCTGCCCGCGGCACGCGCGCAGTTCGCCCTCCTGCTGGATGATCGCGACGAGCTTCGCGACGGCGTCGAACGGGCGCTTTCGATCGACCCTGAAGACCCGACGGCGCTCGAGGCACGCGCCCATTATCGCTATCACATCGACAACGATCTCGAGGCCGCCCTTGAGGATCTCAACAGGGCCCTGAAAACCGCTCCGGGCTCCTCGTCCATCTGGAATTCCCTCGGTCTGGTACAGGGCGCGCGCGGCGACAACCGGGCAGCCGAGGCTGCATTCAAGCAGGCCATTGCGCTCGATCCGCTCGATCCCGTCTCCCATGCAAACCTGGCAATTCAATACATGGACGAGATGCGGATGGCCGAGGCGAAGCGGGAGATCGACGCCGCGCTTTCGGTCGACCCCTCCTTCGACGTGGCGCTGGTGGCGCGCGGCCGCTATCACATGCAGAACGGCGAGGCCGACAAGGCGGTCGAAGACCTGCTCGCCGGCTCGACGGCCAACCCTGCCTATTCGAACGCCCAGCTTCTGCTCGCGGCCGCGCATTACGAGAAGGGCGACCGCATTCCGGCAGCTCAGGCGCTCGACAACGCCGACCGGCTCGATCCGAACGATCCGGTCGTGGCGACGGTCAGAACCGCGATCGCGATCGATGCCTATGACGCCGATGCGGCCATTCGCAACGCTCAGGAAGCCCTGCGCCGCACCCGCGCCAAGGGCGGCGACACGGCGGCACTCGGCGCCAACCAGGAGCAGGGCTCGACGCTTAACGACGCCTTCCGCCTGCAGGGGTTGGATGCCTGGGGCCAATACTACGGCGACGCCGTCTTCGATCCCTTCACCGCTGCAAGCTATGTCGACCAGGCGGTCCGCGGCAGCGTCAATCCCTTCTTCAACGCTTACGATTTCGCAGCGAACGCGATCACGAACACGGTCAATCCGGCCAGCTTTTCCGCGCTCATCCAGGGGCTTCTGATCGAACCGCACATGCTCGCCAGCCGCGAGCGGACGGCCAATCTGCTGCGTTCTCCCTTCTTCGAAGCGGAGTTGGGCGGCGGGTTCACCGCCAATGAGGATCATACCGGGTGGATCGGGGAAGCGGCGGTTCGCGGCTTTACGGTCTCGCCCTTCCCGATCAGCGTTTCCGGCACCTTTCAGTGGGAGGAGCCCCGCGATACGGTCGAATCCGAAGGCGCGCGACTGGAACGCGAACTGCGGGTAATCGGTGGCAACGGCTATGTCACGGCCAGCCCCACTCCCGACGACCGCGTCGTCGCCTTCGCGAACTATTCGGACGTCGATGAATTCCAGCAGCTTCTGCCGGTTCCGCCGGACCTCGAACTGGGTGACGAGTCTTCCGGCCTGATTTCCGGCCTCGCCTGGAGCCACACATTCGGTTACCGCAACGTCGGCAATGCCGCCCTCTTCTTCAAGGAATTGCGCACGGGCGACAGCCTGGCCCTCTCCGATGCAGGCACCCAAACCGAATTCGATCTGGATAGCAGGGAACGAACCTACATCGCCGCGCTCAACCACATGTATGGGCAGGGCGACCTGACGTGGCGCTATGGCATCGAGGGCGGGAAGGTGCAATCGGACTTGCGGACGCATTTCAGCTTTGCCGCGCCGACCCGATTCGATTTTACGCAAGCCGTCGCCAAAGCCTATGTCGACGGCCTTTATGAAATCACGCCCGACCTCAAGATCGAAGGCGCACTGTTCGCCCGCTATATCGAAGATGTCAACAACAACGACGTCCGGCTCGAACCGAAGCTCGGCGTCGCCTGGGCGCCGGCAGAGGGTCACTGGCTCCGTGCCGCCGTTCAGCGGGAAGGTTATAATTTCGGCTCCGCCACGCTCGCGCCGGTCGGCATAGTCGGGCTGCAGCCCAACCAGTTTTTGATCGGTACGGAGGGCTATGCCGACACGCTGGCGCTGCGTTGGGATGCCGAGTGGACGGACTGGCTGTTTACGGCGATCGACTATCAGCATCAGGAAATTCATGACGGTTCGATACCCATCCCGATCATCAGTCCCTTCCTGGCGGCAAGGACGGATTTCCCTTTCGACAAGGGTCGACTCGACCGCTTCGCAGTGACCGCCAATCTGGCATTCGGCCACGGCTTGGGTCTTTCGGCGACGGTGGCGCGCACCGAAAGCGAGGACCTCTCGGCAGGCGGCGCCGGCGACCTTCCCTTCCTTCCCGAATATTCGGGCCAGCTGGCACTTACCTGGGTGAGCACGGCCAACGTCAAAACGACCGTTGCCGCAAATTACGTAGGCGAGCGCGCAGAGGGTCCGATAACGCACGACGACTTCTGGACGCTCGACGCCGCTCTTCAGTGGGAGCCCTTCGACAAGCGGATCGAGGTGGAGCTCGCCGGCTTCAATCTGCTTGATGAGGAATTCGAGATACGGGACGGGCTGCCCGGCTGGGGTCCCACGGTCAAGGGCACCGTCAAAGTGCGGTTCTGA
- a CDS encoding tripartite tricarboxylate transporter TctB family protein — protein sequence MSENSANGVSRFAVELGVAALTGAFGIAVCYGSLDIGAGWTDMGPDAGYFPFYIGLLIILGSLANIAHAFFKHRGTGEVFLDGARSRVVASFLLPVAAFAAASAWLGLYVGTALYIAATMLFQGRYKWWISIPAGLGVSIFFFIVFEIGFQVPLLKGPVEAWFGIY from the coding sequence ATGAGTGAGAACAGTGCGAATGGGGTCAGCCGCTTTGCGGTGGAACTCGGCGTCGCCGCGCTGACGGGCGCCTTCGGCATCGCTGTCTGCTACGGCTCCCTCGACATCGGCGCGGGCTGGACCGACATGGGCCCGGATGCGGGCTATTTCCCCTTCTATATCGGCCTGCTCATCATTCTCGGCAGTCTCGCCAATATCGCGCACGCATTCTTCAAGCATCGCGGTACGGGCGAGGTCTTCCTCGACGGCGCCCGTAGCAGAGTGGTCGCCTCTTTCCTGCTGCCGGTTGCGGCCTTCGCCGCCGCTTCCGCCTGGCTGGGGCTCTATGTCGGAACGGCGCTCTACATCGCCGCGACCATGCTCTTCCAGGGGCGCTACAAGTGGTGGATCTCGATCCCCGCCGGACTCGGCGTCTCGATCTTCTTTTTCATCGTTTTCGAAATCGGCTTCCAGGTTCCGCTGCTGAAGGGACCGGTCGAAGCCTGGTTCGGAATTTACTGA
- a CDS encoding GntR family transcriptional regulator, protein MNEIKSLEQRLTGGPGPIRRTALHDTLVSHLRDMIIEGDLAPGSRLHEGQLGEQLGVSRTPLREAIKYLASEGLVELVPSRGAVVKRFSAKDVRDMLTVLRTLEELAGRLACEAATDAEIAEVRALHDEMVRRYEAGDRMQYYKLNQDIHTAIARLSGNAALADMHAVLQTRLKRIRFIGHEGPEKWAAAVAEHEEIITALEARNQARLSEVLGRHLTKAWERVRDAV, encoded by the coding sequence ATGAACGAAATCAAATCACTGGAGCAGCGGCTCACGGGCGGCCCGGGACCCATCCGGCGCACCGCACTGCACGACACGCTGGTCAGCCATCTGCGCGACATGATCATCGAGGGCGATCTTGCACCCGGAAGCCGCCTGCACGAGGGGCAGCTTGGCGAGCAGCTCGGCGTATCGCGCACGCCGCTGCGCGAGGCGATCAAGTATCTGGCGAGCGAGGGTCTGGTGGAGCTCGTCCCGAGCCGCGGCGCCGTCGTCAAGCGCTTCAGCGCCAAGGACGTCCGGGACATGCTCACCGTGCTGCGGACGCTGGAGGAGCTCGCAGGCAGACTTGCCTGCGAGGCCGCGACCGATGCGGAGATCGCTGAAGTGCGGGCGCTCCACGACGAAATGGTGCGCCGCTACGAGGCGGGCGACCGGATGCAATACTACAAGCTCAATCAGGACATCCACACCGCTATCGCCCGCCTTTCGGGCAATGCAGCCCTCGCCGACATGCATGCCGTGCTGCAGACGCGGCTGAAGCGCATCCGCTTCATCGGACATGAGGGCCCGGAGAAATGGGCCGCGGCGGTCGCAGAACATGAGGAAATAATCACCGCTCTGGAAGCGCGCAACCAGGCCAGGCTATCGGAAGTGCTGGGCCGCCATCTGACGAAGGCCTGGGAGAGGGTGCGCGACGCGGTTTAG
- a CDS encoding CHASE2 domain-containing protein, which translates to MNAPRQFRLSPRRAKLAVLMTFVAALVSLVSLTGSWSLADLRAYDYLSVLGRPALPEDGPVIVAIDEPSMAEIGSQWPWPRALHARLIQALRAAGARAIALDVVFAEPAVAPENDLALAEVLGPDVVLAGDETLIRTPQAEQFVRTEPLPVLLERGAKVGIASVNLSGDGTLRQIPSYPDGFAVTLATVAGAEPAPPPRRALMQTFGPARTYPTVSYYQALDPANFLPEGMFRDRVVIVGLSLQNAPSLAGGGVDAFPTSDTVFSRGRVAGAEIHATIYDNLVHRLFVRRAGAAVAIAAIILASLAAALAVLRPTSWKTLGYGALALALIFLASYGLMRIGHVFVSPLAPALAFLGVAVGQAGLDYAEERRRRREITRAFSQYLSPALVERLASDPSQLKLGGERRTLTVLFCDVRGFTTISEDMKDDPEGLTTLINRLLTPLSEAVLNRRGTIDKYIGDCLMAFWNAPLDDPDHAVHAVQAARDMLTALNSLNAELEAEAKGARRPPKTLRIGIGINTGECVVGNMGSARRFDYSALGDAVNLASRLEGASKDYGVPLLLGERTAALAARKFPVAELDRITVKGRSAVSPVFTVVDGASEPALARHRAYLARKYSGEVAADDGLFDVLKKDLPSLARYYERERERLSE; encoded by the coding sequence ATGAACGCCCCTCGCCAGTTTCGCCTTTCCCCGCGGCGGGCAAAGCTTGCCGTCCTCATGACCTTCGTGGCCGCGCTCGTCTCGCTCGTCTCGCTGACCGGCTCCTGGTCGCTCGCCGACCTGCGCGCCTACGACTATCTCTCGGTCCTCGGCCGGCCGGCTCTCCCGGAAGACGGCCCCGTTATCGTCGCGATCGACGAACCGTCGATGGCCGAGATCGGCAGCCAATGGCCCTGGCCGCGAGCCCTGCACGCCCGGCTGATCCAGGCTCTGAGGGCCGCCGGCGCCCGGGCGATCGCTCTCGACGTGGTCTTCGCCGAACCGGCCGTCGCGCCGGAGAACGATCTCGCGCTTGCCGAGGTCCTCGGGCCCGACGTCGTGCTTGCCGGCGACGAGACGCTGATCCGGACGCCGCAGGCCGAGCAGTTCGTCCGGACCGAGCCCCTTCCCGTCCTGCTGGAACGGGGCGCGAAGGTGGGCATCGCCTCGGTTAACCTCAGCGGCGACGGCACGCTCAGGCAGATACCCTCCTATCCGGACGGCTTCGCCGTGACGCTCGCAACAGTCGCTGGTGCAGAACCTGCGCCTCCCCCGAGACGGGCCCTGATGCAGACCTTCGGCCCGGCGCGCACCTACCCGACCGTTTCCTATTATCAGGCGCTCGACCCCGCGAATTTCCTGCCCGAGGGGATGTTCCGTGATCGAGTCGTCATCGTGGGCCTGAGCCTGCAGAACGCGCCGTCCCTCGCGGGCGGCGGCGTCGATGCCTTCCCCACCTCCGACACGGTCTTCTCACGCGGCCGCGTCGCCGGCGCCGAAATCCACGCGACCATCTACGACAATCTCGTGCATCGCCTGTTCGTCAGGCGGGCGGGTGCGGCCGTCGCCATCGCGGCAATCATCCTCGCCAGCCTGGCCGCAGCCCTCGCAGTCCTCAGGCCTACGAGCTGGAAAACCCTCGGTTACGGCGCCCTCGCCCTCGCTCTGATATTCCTTGCAAGCTATGGCCTGATGCGCATCGGCCACGTGTTCGTCTCGCCGCTCGCCCCGGCACTTGCCTTTCTTGGCGTGGCGGTCGGGCAGGCCGGCCTCGATTATGCGGAAGAAAGACGGCGTCGCCGCGAGATCACCCGTGCCTTCTCGCAATATCTCTCGCCGGCCCTCGTGGAGCGGCTTGCAAGCGATCCCTCGCAATTGAAGCTCGGCGGCGAAAGACGGACGCTCACGGTCCTCTTCTGCGACGTACGCGGCTTTACCACCATCTCGGAGGACATGAAGGACGATCCGGAAGGGCTGACGACGTTGATCAACCGGCTCCTGACGCCCCTTTCGGAAGCCGTGCTCAACCGACGCGGCACGATCGACAAATATATCGGCGACTGCCTGATGGCCTTCTGGAACGCTCCCCTCGACGACCCCGACCATGCCGTCCATGCCGTTCAGGCGGCGCGCGACATGCTCACGGCGCTCAATAGTCTGAACGCAGAGCTGGAAGCGGAAGCGAAAGGGGCGCGACGTCCGCCGAAGACGCTGAGGATCGGCATCGGCATCAACACGGGAGAATGCGTCGTCGGCAATATGGGCTCGGCCCGCCGCTTCGATTATTCGGCGCTGGGCGACGCGGTGAATCTCGCCTCCCGCCTCGAAGGCGCCTCCAAGGACTACGGCGTGCCGCTGCTTCTCGGAGAGCGTACGGCAGCACTCGCCGCCCGGAAATTCCCGGTCGCCGAGCTCGACCGCATCACCGTCAAGGGGCGCAGCGCAGTCTCTCCGGTCTTCACCGTGGTCGACGGCGCTTCGGAACCGGCGCTCGCACGCCACCGCGCCTATCTCGCCCGGAAATACAGCGGCGAGGTCGCTGCCGATGACGGTTTGTTCGATGTGCTGAAAAAGGACCTGCCTTCTCTCGCGCGCTATTACGAGCGCGAGCGGGAACGGCTGTCAGAATGA